In Dunckerocampus dactyliophorus isolate RoL2022-P2 chromosome 14, RoL_Ddac_1.1, whole genome shotgun sequence, one DNA window encodes the following:
- the LOC129193588 gene encoding serine/threonine-protein phosphatase 2A 55 kDa regulatory subunit B delta isoform isoform X2, giving the protein MAGVAGGNDFQWCFSQVKGAIDEDVAEADIISTVEFNYSGELLATGDKGGRVVIFQHEQESKNRPHLRGEYNVYSTFQSHEPEFDYLKSLEIEEKINKIRWLPQQNAAHFLLSTNDKTIKLWKISERDKRAEGYNLKYEDGRLLDPFRITSLRVPVLMPMDLMVEASPRRIFANAHTYHINSISVNSDHETYLSADDLRINLWHLEITDRSFNIVDIKPANMEELTEVITAAECHPHQCNVFVYSSSKGTIRLCDMRAAALCDRHSKFFEEPEDPSSRSFFSEIISSISDVKFSHSGRYMMTRDYLSVKVWDLNMENRPVETYQRVLGLPWAGHAQNTSPGRHQDRRPSHLNWLLLHHDGPLQRLHYSRRCA; this is encoded by the exons ATGGCGG GGGTTGCAGGAGGAAATGATTTTCAGTGGTGTTTCTCTCAAGTGAAAGGAGCGATAGATGAGGATGTTGCGGAAG CCGACATAATCTCCACAGTTGAATTCAACTATTCCGGAGAGCTGCTCGCGACGGGAGACAAAGGGGGCAGAGTAGTGATATTTCAGCATGAACAGGAG tctaAAAATCGTCCACACCTGCGTGGGGAGTACAAcgtttatagcacttttcagAGTCACGAGCCTGAATTTGACTATTTGAAAAGTTTAGAAATTGaggaaaaaatcaataaaattagATGGCTACCCCAACAAAATGCTGCTCACTTTCTACTTTCGACAAACG aTAAAACTATCAAATTATGGAAAATAAGTGAACGAGATAAACGAGCGGAAGGTTACAACCTGAAATACGAAGACGGACGCCTCTTAGACCCTTTTAGAATCACCTCTTTACGG GTACCGGTACTGATGCCAATGGATCTCATGGTAGAAGCCAGCCCACGGAGGATCTTTGCAAATGCACACACCTACCACATTAATTCCATTTCTGTAAATAGTGACCACGAAACGTACCTCTCTGCAGATGACCTAAGAATAAATCTATGGCACTTGGAAATCACAGACAGAAGTTTTa ATATCGTAGACATCAAGCCCGCCAACATGGAGGAACTGACGGAAGTGATCACGGCTGCTGAGTGCCATCCTCACCAATGCAACGTATTTGTGTACAGCAGTAGCAAAGGCACCATTCGCCTGTGTGACATGCGGGCGGCGGCACTCTGTGACCGGCACTCAAAAT TCTTCGAGGAGCCTGAGGACCCGAGCAGCCGCTCCTTCTTCTCCGAGATCATCTCGTCCATCTCAGACGTGAAGTTCAGTCACAGCGGGCGCTACATGATGACACGTGACTACCTCTCTGTCAAAGTATGGGACCTCAACATGGAGAACAGGCCAGTGGAGACGTATCAG cgtgtcctaggtctgccctgggccgggcatgcccagaacacctcgcCAGGGAGGCATCAGGATAGacgcccaagccacctcaactggctcctccttcaccacgatggtccaCTACAGCGATTGCATTACAGCAGACGCTGCGCCTGA
- the bnip4 gene encoding BCL2 interacting protein 4 isoform X2 — MELPKDALSEESLQGSWVELHFSGAASQSSQELLMPTSTQEDDVENMLLDAQHESARNSSGGSSQCNSPLGGHTPLLAWRSSGGSSLQSDEDLQERRQEVEMMMTNKNADWIWDLSSRPENNPPKEFLLKHPKRSTSLSIRNTSVMKKGGMLSADFLQLFLPSLIISHILAVGLGIYIGKRLTSHGTL, encoded by the exons ATGGAGCTACCTAAGGACGCTTTATCGGAGGAGAGTTTGCAAG GCTCCTGGGTGGAGTTGCACTTCAGCGGGGCAGCTTCACAAAGCAGCCAGGAGCTGCTAATGCCCACGTCCACCCAGGAGGATGACGTGGAGAACATGCTGCTGGACGCCCAACACGAGTCAGCCAGGAACAGCTCGGGCGGAAGCTCGCAATGCAACAG TCCACTCGGAGGACACACCCCGCTGCTTGCGTGGAGAAGCTCTGGAGGAAGTAGCTTGcag TCGGACGAGGACCTCCAGGAGAGAAGGCaggaagtggaaatgatgatgaCAAACAAAAACGCAGACTGGATCTGGGACTTGTCCAGCCGACCAGAGAATAATCCACCAAA GGAGTTCCTGCTCAAGCACCCCAAGCGCTCCACCTCCCTGAGCATCCGCAACACCAGCGTCATGAAGAAGGGCGGCATGCTGTCGGCCGACTTCCTGCAGCTTTTCCTGCCCTCGTTAATCATCTCACACATACTCGCCGTCGGCCTGGG GATCTATATCGGGAAGCGACTGACCTCCCACGGCACCCTCTGA
- the LOC129193588 gene encoding serine/threonine-protein phosphatase 2A 55 kDa regulatory subunit B delta isoform isoform X1, whose product MAGVAGGNDFQWCFSQVKGAIDEDVAEADIISTVEFNYSGELLATGDKGGRVVIFQHEQESKNRPHLRGEYNVYSTFQSHEPEFDYLKSLEIEEKINKIRWLPQQNAAHFLLSTNDKTIKLWKISERDKRAEGYNLKYEDGRLLDPFRITSLRVPVLMPMDLMVEASPRRIFANAHTYHINSISVNSDHETYLSADDLRINLWHLEITDRSFNIVDIKPANMEELTEVITAAECHPHQCNVFVYSSSKGTIRLCDMRAAALCDRHSKFFEEPEDPSSRSFFSEIISSISDVKFSHSGRYMMTRDYLSVKVWDLNMENRPVETYQVHEYLRSKLCSLYENDCIFDKFECCWNGSDSAIMTGSYNNFFRMFDRNTRRDITLEASRESSKPRATLKPRKVSTGGKRKKDEISVDSLDFNKKILHTAWHPKDNVIAVAATNNLYIFQDKIN is encoded by the exons ATGGCGG GGGTTGCAGGAGGAAATGATTTTCAGTGGTGTTTCTCTCAAGTGAAAGGAGCGATAGATGAGGATGTTGCGGAAG CCGACATAATCTCCACAGTTGAATTCAACTATTCCGGAGAGCTGCTCGCGACGGGAGACAAAGGGGGCAGAGTAGTGATATTTCAGCATGAACAGGAG tctaAAAATCGTCCACACCTGCGTGGGGAGTACAAcgtttatagcacttttcagAGTCACGAGCCTGAATTTGACTATTTGAAAAGTTTAGAAATTGaggaaaaaatcaataaaattagATGGCTACCCCAACAAAATGCTGCTCACTTTCTACTTTCGACAAACG aTAAAACTATCAAATTATGGAAAATAAGTGAACGAGATAAACGAGCGGAAGGTTACAACCTGAAATACGAAGACGGACGCCTCTTAGACCCTTTTAGAATCACCTCTTTACGG GTACCGGTACTGATGCCAATGGATCTCATGGTAGAAGCCAGCCCACGGAGGATCTTTGCAAATGCACACACCTACCACATTAATTCCATTTCTGTAAATAGTGACCACGAAACGTACCTCTCTGCAGATGACCTAAGAATAAATCTATGGCACTTGGAAATCACAGACAGAAGTTTTa ATATCGTAGACATCAAGCCCGCCAACATGGAGGAACTGACGGAAGTGATCACGGCTGCTGAGTGCCATCCTCACCAATGCAACGTATTTGTGTACAGCAGTAGCAAAGGCACCATTCGCCTGTGTGACATGCGGGCGGCGGCACTCTGTGACCGGCACTCAAAAT TCTTCGAGGAGCCTGAGGACCCGAGCAGCCGCTCCTTCTTCTCCGAGATCATCTCGTCCATCTCAGACGTGAAGTTCAGTCACAGCGGGCGCTACATGATGACACGTGACTACCTCTCTGTCAAAGTATGGGACCTCAACATGGAGAACAGGCCAGTGGAGACGTATCAG gtCCATGAATACCTTCGCAGCAAGCTGTGCTCTCTGTATGAAAACGACTGCATCTTCGACAAGTTTGAGTGCTGCTGGAATGGCAGCGACAG CGCCATCATGACGGGCTCCTACAACAACTTCTTCCGAATGTTTGACCGCAACACCCGGCGGGACATCACGTTGGAGGCGTCCCGGGAGAGCAGCAAGCCGCGGGCCACCCTCAAGCCGCGCAAAGTGTCGACGGGCGGCAAACGGAAGAAGGACGAGATCAGCGTGGACAGCCTGGACTTCAACAAGAAGATCCTGCACACGGCTTGGCACCCCAAAGATAACGTGATCGCCGTGGCAGCCACCAACAACTTGTACATCTTCCAGGACAAGATCAACTAG
- the bnip4 gene encoding BCL2 interacting protein 4 isoform X1, which yields MELPKDALSEESLQGSWVELHFSGAASQSSQELLMPTSTQEDDVENMLLDAQHESARNSSGGSSQCNRSVREEGEVSCKIQIVTCHCANSPLGGHTPLLAWRSSGGSSLQSDEDLQERRQEVEMMMTNKNADWIWDLSSRPENNPPKEFLLKHPKRSTSLSIRNTSVMKKGGMLSADFLQLFLPSLIISHILAVGLGIYIGKRLTSHGTL from the exons ATGGAGCTACCTAAGGACGCTTTATCGGAGGAGAGTTTGCAAG GCTCCTGGGTGGAGTTGCACTTCAGCGGGGCAGCTTCACAAAGCAGCCAGGAGCTGCTAATGCCCACGTCCACCCAGGAGGATGACGTGGAGAACATGCTGCTGGACGCCCAACACGAGTCAGCCAGGAACAGCTCGGGCGGAAGCTCGCAATGCAACAGGTCTGTGCGAGAGGAGGGGGAAGTTAGTTGTAAAATACAGATAGTCACGTGTCACTGTGCCAACAGTCCACTCGGAGGACACACCCCGCTGCTTGCGTGGAGAAGCTCTGGAGGAAGTAGCTTGcag TCGGACGAGGACCTCCAGGAGAGAAGGCaggaagtggaaatgatgatgaCAAACAAAAACGCAGACTGGATCTGGGACTTGTCCAGCCGACCAGAGAATAATCCACCAAA GGAGTTCCTGCTCAAGCACCCCAAGCGCTCCACCTCCCTGAGCATCCGCAACACCAGCGTCATGAAGAAGGGCGGCATGCTGTCGGCCGACTTCCTGCAGCTTTTCCTGCCCTCGTTAATCATCTCACACATACTCGCCGTCGGCCTGGG GATCTATATCGGGAAGCGACTGACCTCCCACGGCACCCTCTGA